One part of the Ciona intestinalis chromosome 5, KH, whole genome shotgun sequence genome encodes these proteins:
- the LOC100185179 gene encoding uncharacterized protein LOC100185179 isoform X2, translated as MDVDYRNHNPVPNEGIYEQEVCYNPENYEPVTIQNKAVKADSGEIKDGKKLSQKFWKIFTCLVLLLVFVVATVGIYYIAKNNASKSGESGSSSKLTTTSTSCLDLKNSGVSSDGYHFIQPNGTDTSIKVYCDMTTSGGGWTLVASVHENDINGKCTTADMWFSNDLARYSIFSRNWENRNIFGNVKEATSADYKNIGYSVIKASNVMLRHVPNKTPVDKSKSLASLQYHTSNNFLNKYGGNLFATYTKHYPMNPKTTSVTYPPDINKLVDAIAALSTNITSGIPDFYKYTYGTETDRLRDGGQNMFTLFGMQLYFYFFCGHYVVHGNEFKCSSSRSVTVSRKSHPFIVVTTIGNLVSSSNLYYQVHAYRPRSDPVTSYNGKLTEGNFELQYRARCVYGRIVPSLCDVVFAVNNTKDWASSTTFTWSESTSHQYNHYYYYVYMNTYPRRIMFCYTMLSRTGGRLVTKVQVESTLRKMLQPFKTYTWSAEPCASNHLVVPVTYTIGESTLSNFVPPFMKLATTTGFLQIRAESHTGTYYAMCPAVKLNNCDGQYVCIGGVKNGYSQTNDCNDLTDWNGLTYNPDYHASKNFAHSSKDIESTIMIFYR; from the exons ATGGATGTTGATTATCGAAATCACAACCCAGTTCCAAATGAAGGAATTTATGAACAGGAAGTTTGCTATAACCCAGAAAATTATGAACCAgtaacaatacaaaacaaagcaGTGAAAGCAG ATTCCGGAGAGATAAAGGATGGTAAAAAACTATCACAAAAGTTTTGGAAAATCTTTACATGTCTTGTTCTTCTGTTGGTTTTTGTTGTGGCTACAGTTGGAATTTACTACATTGCT AAGAACAATGCATCCAAGTCCG gAGAGTCTGGCTCATCGTCCAAACTTACTACCACCTCCACATCCTGTTTGGATTTGAAAAACTCTGGAGTCTCCAGTGATGGTTATCACTTTATTCAACCAAATGGAACTGACACTTCAATTAAG GTATATTGTGACATGACAACATCTGGTGGTGGTTGGACGTTAGTAGCATCTGTTCATGAGAATGATATCAATGGAAAATGCACAACTGCAGATATGTGGTTTAGTAATGACCTAGCACGATATTcgatat TTTCAAGAAACTGGGAAAACAGAAACATATTTGGAAATGTAAAAGAAGCAACTTCAGctgattataaaaacattggaTATTCTGTGATTAAG GCATCTAACGTGATGTTACGTCATGTACCAAACAAAACTCCTGTGGACAAATCAAAATCTTTAGCAAGCTTGCAATACCACACAAGTAACAACTTCCTGAACAAATATGGTGGGAATTTATTCGCAACCTACACAAAGCATTACCCAATGAATCCCAAAACAACA tcagttacCTATCCACCCGACATAAACAAGTTGGTTGATGCTATAGCAGCTCTCTCTACAAACATAACTTCAGGTATTCCAGacttttacaaatatacatatGGCACTGAAACCGATCGTTTACGAGATGGTGGTCAAAATATGTTTACCCTTTTTGGAATgcag ctttatttttattttttctgtggcCACTACGTTGTGCATGGAAACGAATTCAA ATGTTCATCAAGTAGAAGTGTAACAGTAAGCAGAAAATCTCATCCATTTATTGTTGTAACTACTATTGGAAATCTAGTTTCATCTTCTAATCTGTATTATCAG GTTCACGCCTACAGACCAAGATCCGACCCAGTCACCTCATACAATGGTAAACTAACAGAGGGCAACTTTGAGCTTCAATACAGAGCTAGATGCGTTTATGGAAGAATTGTTCCAAGTCTTTGTGATGTTGTGTTTGCAGTTAACAATACAAAG GATTGGGCTTCATCTACCACATTTACTTGGTCAGAATCTACAAGCCATCAGTACAACCATTACTAttactatgtatatatgaaTACCTACCCAAGAAGAATAATGTTTTGTTACACCATGCTGTCAAG AACTGGTGGGCGACTTGTTACCAAAGTTCAAGTTGAATCAACTCTTAGGAAAATGTTACAACCTTTTAAAACGTACACCTGGTCAGCAG AACCATGTGCATCCAACCATCTAGTAGTACCAGTTACATACACAATTGGTGAATCTACTTTGAGCAACTTTGTTCCTCCTTTCATGAAATTAGCAACTACAACTGGATTCTTACAGATTCGTGCTGAATCACATACTGGAACTTACTATGCTATGTGTCCTGCTGTTAA attgAATAATTGCGATGGACAATACGTTTGCATTGGTGGTGTAAAAAATGGATATTCACAGACAAACGACTGCAATGATTTAACTG ATTGGAATGGATTAACATACAATCCAGATTACCACGCCAGTAAGAATTTCGCGCATTCGAGTAAAGACATTGAATCCACCATCATGATTTTTTATCGCTGA
- the LOC100178097 gene encoding uncharacterized protein LOC100178097 isoform X1, whose product MIEHQDLMLWLMFVVVVIIWPVGKCQQNDYSTIRRGFAAMSIHSTTKKQHVKFDYKMCLSSIPYYIKATANPKYSTGVEKFNVTVVQINYYNAVLELERIDKDSGWGEMLFTVQWTIYHISDYITSTATVQYRVDYDTDIKISETSRVSEVHDQGLSKLPALQNNTHLQPRLSQERQNGHRFLVFDKMPNRLITNLDLNPKQGENDLVTVFMVYRIDSHREANVHFPWRGLFGADNTGWDKFIASSIDILFVSGAVGDMIQITSTLKNANPSALHVWNVLSVQWNVDGGVNASSVWCNGKLLQRFQAKTTPSDTKFIFGSISRDGIFYLHGAIGEFVLFKDIIITDDVMKKYHLHFIEKWGIEADPILV is encoded by the exons ATGATTGAACATCAAGATCTAATGCTGTGGCTGATGTTTGTTGTCGTTGTTATTATTTGGCCTGTAGGAAAGTGTCAGCAAAACG atTACTCAACGATAAGACGAGGTTTTGCAGCAATGTCAATTCATTCTACAACCAAAAAGCAACACGTAAAGTTTGATTACAAAATGTGTTTGAGTTCGATACCTTATTATATTAAGGCAACAGCAAACCCCAAATACAGCACAGGAGTGGAGAAGTTTAACGTTACTGTTGTACAAATCAATTACTACAACGCTGTCTTGGAACTGGAACGAATCGATAAAGATtcagggtggggggaaatgctATTCACTGTGCAGTGGACGATTTACCACATCTCAG ACTACATTACTTCAACCGCAACAGTGCAATACCGCGTGGACTACGACACAGATATTAAGATTTCAGAAACATCAAGAGTATCAGAGGTTCATGATCAAGGTTTATCAAAGTTACCAGCATTACAAAACAACACTCACTTGCAACCACGTCTGTCACAAGAAAGACAAAACGGTCACAGGTTTTTGGTGTTTGATAAAATGCCCAACAGATTGATTACTAACCTTGATCTGAATCCTAAACAAGGAGAGAACGACCTTGTCACTGTCTTTATGGTTTACCGAATCGACAGTCACAGAGAAGCAAATGTTCATTTTCCTTGGCGGGGGCTGTTCGGAGCGGACAATACTGGTTGGGATAAATTCATTGCATCGAGCATTGACATATTGTTTGTATCGGGCGCAGTGGGTGATATGATTCAAATTACTTCTACCCTGAAAAACGCTAACCCAAGCGCACTTCATGTCTGGAATGTTCTCAGTGTCCAATGGAATGTAGATGGTGGTGTCAATGCAAGCAGTGTGTGGTGCAACGGGAAGTTACTTCAAAGATTTCAAGCAAAAACAACTCCATCTGATACAAAGTTTATATTCGGTTCCATCAGCAGAGATGGCATTTTCTACTTACACGGAGCGATTGGTGAATTTGTGCTTTTCAAAGACATCATTATAACTGATGACGTAATGAAGAAGTATCACTTACACTTCATTGAGAAATGGGGAATCGAAGCTGATCCAATCCTAGTGTAA
- the LOC100178097 gene encoding uncharacterized protein LOC100178097 isoform X3 yields the protein MTIHSTTKTQHVKFDYKMCLSSMPYYIKATASPKYSTGVEKFNVTVVQINFYNAVLELERIDQDSGWGEMLFTVQWTIYHISDYITSTATVQYRVDYDTDVKVSETSRVSEVHDQGLSKLPALQSNLQLQPRLSQARQNGHRFLMFDQMPNRLITNLNLNPKQGENDLFSVFIVYRVDSHSQVSIQPWRGLFGTDNRYWDKFIALGIDSLSVSGAVGDMIQITSIVNNANPSALHVWNVLSVQWNVDGGVNASSVWCNGKLLQRFQAKTTPSDSRFVIGDINPQGIRYFHGAYGEFVLFKDIIITDEIMKKYHSHFIEKWGIEADPILV from the exons ATGACAATTCATTCCACAACCAAAACGCAACACGTAAAGTTTGATTACAAAATGTGTTTGAGTTCGATGCCTTATTATATTAAGGCAACAGCAAGCCCCAAATACAGCACAGGAGTGGAGAAGTTTAACGTTACTGTTGTTCAAATCAATTTCTACAACGCTGTCTTGGAACTGGAACGAATCGATCAAGATtcagggtggggggaaatgctATTCACTGTGCAGTGGACGATTTACCATATCTCAG ACTACATAACTTCAACCGCAACAGTGCAATACCGCGTGGACTACGACACAGATGTGAAGGTTTCAGAAACATCAAGAGTGTCAGAGGTTCATGATCAAGGTTTATCAAAGTTACCAGCCTTACAAAGCAATCTTCAATTGCAACCACGTCTTTCACAAGCAAGACAAAACGGTCACAGGTTTTTGATGTTTGATCAAATGCCCAACAGATTGATTACTAACCTTAATCTGAATCCTAAACAAGGAGAGAACGATCTCTTTTCGGTATTTATAGTTTATCGAGTCGACAGTCACTCACAAGTAAGTATTCAACCTTGGCGGGGGCTCTTTGGAACGGACAACAGGTATTGGGATAAATTCATTGCATTGGGTATCGACTCATTGTCTGTATCGGGCGCAGTGGGTGATATGATTCAAATTACTTCTATTGTGAACAATGCTAACCCAAGCGCACTTCATGTCTGGAATGTTCTCAGTGTCCAATGGAATGTAGATGGTGGTGTCAATGCAAGCAGTGTGTGGTGCAACGGGAAGTTACTTCAAAGATTTCAAGCAAAAACAACTCCATCTGATTCAAGGTTTGTAATTGGTGACATCAACCCTCAGGGCATAAGGTACTTTCATGGAGCATATGGTGAATTCGTGCTTTTCAAAGACATCATTATAACTgatgaaataatgaaaaagtatCACTCACACTTCATTGAGAAATGGGGAATCGAAGCTGATCCAATCCTAgtgtaa
- the LOC100182813 gene encoding LOW QUALITY PROTEIN: leucine-rich repeat-containing protein 45-like (The sequence of the model RefSeq protein was modified relative to this genomic sequence to represent the inferred CDS: inserted 1 base in 1 codon), translating into MDETFTLFVRLCKEHGIIAQESIINRLRELSHGSETVLDLSNHTLTIETCAVLGKVIAHDLAVTSVLLSDCMLDEEGAKLLLAGLAENTVVRVLDLRGNNLRQVATVAIGNFLKKNQTLEALFLEWNSIGIWESSFLVFCEGLSFNSSLQHLDLXNNKIDHTGAKELAIMLRNNNTLHTLDLRWNNLGLVGGRALVDALRQNTSIVKIDASGNNIPRDVMTSLENEAIHNEDKVRLSTNTYVKTKTLSKEIDFLKSENKQQLVQFLNEMELKNSQMNVCNDSNKKTINHLQETLDERKSALNALRAKLDLSETSLQLSDEKLKDQTLLLEISRKENVEISTKFENQIKQEREQRSQLENKLHYELEDTQDKMNEYRTKLIEVERKYTMQSDQVTSLKQQVAELKSEHSVVLLDYDTRMEKERKAWNEEMKSLKSTHASEVVELRSRMEEIRKSEEARNSNMRMRQDALANELSELNAKLVQERSNHDDELRLQRARLKEEEQAQASQLQEKIRSLMSENSENLKQISLSSSKLEEAHATKVATDIELDGVRRILNTVQRQLSNKDADTEEKINHGRQELNKRIEQLMHDSTQCSVLREKVTCLEKRLADQAASNKDSLQEKEKIIDHLKEQLRMTKSEMERVKEDELLRATSLQNAILSYVQGVKKSSSTTNL; encoded by the exons ATGGATGAAACTTTCACTCTATTTGTAAGATTGTGCAAAGAACATGGCATTATTGCCCAGGAATCGATAATTAACAGATTGAGGGAGCTTTCTCATGGGTCTGAGACTGTGCTGGACCTGTCAAATCACACTTTAACAATTGAAACATGTGCTGTGCTTGGCAAAGTGATTGCTCATGACTTGGCAGTTACAAGTGTTTTACTTTCTGACTGCATGTTGGATGAAGAAGGGGCAAAGCTGCTGCTTGCAGGTTTAGCAGAAAATACAGTTGTAAGAGTTCTTGATTTACGCGGTAACAACTTAAGACAAGTTGCAACTGTTGCAATTGGGAATTTCTTAAAG AAAAATCAGACGTTGGAAGCTCTGTTTCTTGAATGGAACTCAATTGGTATTTGGGAGAGTTCATTCCTTGTGTTTTGTGAAGGATTATCTTTCAATTCATCCCTACAACATCTTGATC CGAACAACAAAATTGATCACACTGGAGCAAAGGAGTTGGCAATCATGCTTCGAAACAATAACACGCTTCATACTCTTGATCTCAGATGGAATAACTTAGGGTTGGTGGGAGGGAGGGCACTTGTTGATGCTCTGCGTCAAAACACCAGCATCGTTAAg ATTGATGCATCTGGCAACAACATACCAAGGGATGTAATGACGAGTTTGGAAAATGAAGCAATTCACAACGAAGATAAAGTTCGACTGTCCACCAACACTTATGtgaaaactaaaactttatcaaa agagATTGATTTTCTTAAGTCCGAGAATAAGCAGCAGTTGGttcagtttttaaatgaaatggaATTAAAGAATAGCCAGATGAATGTTTGTAATGATTCGAACAagaaaacaatcaaccacCTGCAAGAAACATTAGATGAAAGAAAATCAGCTTTAAATGCATTAAG AGCAAAATTGGATCTAAGTGAGACATCACTACAACTCAGTgacgaaaaattaaaagatcAGACTTTACTTTTGGAAATTTCACGCAAAGAAAACGTTGAAATTTCCACCAAGTTTGAAAACCAAATTAAACAGGAAAGAGAACAGAGATCGCAACTAGAG AACAAACTGCACTACGAATTAGAGGACACTCAagataaaatgaatgaataccGAACAAAACTAATTGAGGTGGAACGTAAATACACGATGCAGAGTGATCAGGTtacttcacttaaacaacaaGTTGCAGAATTAAAATCGGAACATAG CGTTGTTCTTCTTGATTACGATACACGGATGGAAAAGGAAAGAAAGGCCTGGAATGAAGAAATGAAATCTCTTAAATCAACTCATGCGAGTGAAGTGGTTGAGTTGAGATCGAGAATGGAGGAGATTCGGAAATCTGAGGAGGCGAGAAATAGCAACATGAGAATGAGACAAGATGCATTGGCGAATGAGTTGTCTGAACTCAATGCAAAACTTGTACAAGAACGAAGTAACCATGATGATGAATTACGTCTGCAGAGAGCAAGGTTGAAGGAAGAAGAGCAA GCCCAGGCAAGTCAACTGCAGGAAAAAATTCGCAGTTTGATGAGTGAAAACTCTGAAAACCTAAAGCAGATTTCACTTTCTTCATCCAAACTGGAAGAGGCCCATGCAACTAAAGTAGCAACTGATATAGAACTGGATGGTGTAAGACGGATATTAAACACTGTGCAACGACAACTATCAAACAAAGATGCTGATACTGAAGAAAAGATTAATCATGGTCGCCAAGAATTGAACAAAAG aattgaACAATTGATGCACGATTCTACCCAATGCAGTGTTCTTCGTGAAAAAGTCACTTGCTTGGAAAAAAGATTAGCAGACCAGGCAGCTTCAAACAAAGACTCACTTCaggaaaaagagaaaataatTGATCACCTCAAGGAGCAACTTCGAATGACAAAATCAGAAATGGAGAGAGTAAAAGAGGATGAACTATTAAGAGCTACATCCTTACAGAATGCTATTCTCTCATATGTACAAGGAGTAAAAAAGTCCAGTTCAACAACTAATTTGTAA
- the LOC100178097 gene encoding uncharacterized protein LOC100178097 isoform X2, producing MTIHSTTKTQHVKFDYKMCLSSMPYYIKATASPKYSTGVEKFNVTVVQINFYNAVLELERIDQDSGWGEMLFTVQWTIYHISDYITSTATVQYRVDYDTDIKISETSRVSEVHDQGLSKLPALQNNTHLQPRLSQERQNGHRFLVFDKMPNRLITNLDLNPKQGENDLVTVFMVYRIDSHREANVHFPWRGLFGADNTGWDKFIASSIDILFVSGAVGDMIQITSTLKNANPSALHVWNVLSVQWNVDGGVNASSVWCNGKLLQRFQAKTTPSDTKFIFGSISRDGIFYLHGAIGEFVLFKDIIITDDVMKKYHLHFIEKWGIEADPILV from the exons ATGACAATTCATTCCACAACCAAAACGCAACACGTAAAGTTTGATTACAAAATGTGTTTGAGTTCGATGCCTTATTATATTAAGGCAACAGCAAGCCCCAAATACAGCACAGGAGTGGAGAAGTTTAACGTTACTGTTGTTCAAATCAATTTCTACAACGCTGTCTTGGAACTGGAACGAATCGATCAAGATtcagggtggggggaaatgctATTCACTGTGCAGTGGACGATTTACCATATCTCAG ACTACATTACTTCAACCGCAACAGTGCAATACCGCGTGGACTACGACACAGATATTAAGATTTCAGAAACATCAAGAGTATCAGAGGTTCATGATCAAGGTTTATCAAAGTTACCAGCATTACAAAACAACACTCACTTGCAACCACGTCTGTCACAAGAAAGACAAAACGGTCACAGGTTTTTGGTGTTTGATAAAATGCCCAACAGATTGATTACTAACCTTGATCTGAATCCTAAACAAGGAGAGAACGACCTTGTCACTGTCTTTATGGTTTACCGAATCGACAGTCACAGAGAAGCAAATGTTCATTTTCCTTGGCGGGGGCTGTTCGGAGCGGACAATACTGGTTGGGATAAATTCATTGCATCGAGCATTGACATATTGTTTGTATCGGGCGCAGTGGGTGATATGATTCAAATTACTTCTACCCTGAAAAACGCTAACCCAAGCGCACTTCATGTCTGGAATGTTCTCAGTGTCCAATGGAATGTAGATGGTGGTGTCAATGCAAGCAGTGTGTGGTGCAACGGGAAGTTACTTCAAAGATTTCAAGCAAAAACAACTCCATCTGATACAAAGTTTATATTCGGTTCCATCAGCAGAGATGGCATTTTCTACTTACACGGAGCGATTGGTGAATTTGTGCTTTTCAAAGACATCATTATAACTGATGACGTAATGAAGAAGTATCACTTACACTTCATTGAGAAATGGGGAATCGAAGCTGATCCAATCCTAGTGTAA
- the LOC100180467 gene encoding phospholipase DDHD1-like, which translates to MDSEFRIDVPSVGLSEEEEEQEDDDFCELSDGSEAISEMYNSDVLLTHNDQQQSENVTEKCNNQVGMLSKSNVRWFYSSSKHGKLKPFIGNDSLRIEEAWLQIQNTSNVDEEVTKCVCVRGGMFEVDVVKRECIPVYWSSSSATKKTQVVRGTWFFKDLNWTPIDEDVASRIEKEHLARWMGLDLNEVEDSSKKHVMHTMQLDGYHVEWHEVSQVILYKDATAIRAYRNIAQKLGVLKATSSGYQLHRGYKIPAVVEDIALPVTNLVFVIHGIGAKSDRQKIVRNTSVFRTISRQLELKHFTGSRTEFLPIEWRSKLLLDDGAVELITPKKGQGMRKFLNNTALDVMYYTSPLFRSEIVAGLLSELNRVYSLFMEKNPDFSGKISVFAHSLGTVIFHDIITNWCPRDSTYHEKNSMESLNFSVDSLFCIGSPLAMFLCLRGKLPQKNLSDVTQLIPTSLCRRFYNIFHPADPVAYRVEPLLFHHYSNLDPVQLSRYNFIVNNAKIKSTKEEVSTQVSDNAAEPNYDSNTQTTSSSSPQKSNESSYRYLRSVSNVVAGGASRIGGLWSSARGNSSNSLNIKTPNPVQVDGEENKEEISLDTRLDYELQEGFTESKLGYASFTSHTSYWSNQDLSMFLLTELYKETREPVFSKL; encoded by the exons ATGGATTCTGAATTCCGGATCGATGTCCCTTCCGTAGGATTATCAGAGGAAGAGGAAGAACAAGAAGACGACGACTTTTGTGAATTGTCAGATGGCTCGGAGGCAATTTCTGAGATGTATAATTCTGACGTACTACTGACTCATAATGATCAGCAGCAATCAGAAAATGTAACGGAGAAGTGCAATAATCAG GTTGGAATGTTGTCTAAAAGTAATGTACGTTGGTTTTATTCAAGTTCAAAACACGGAAAACTCAAACCATTTATTGGAAATGATTCTCTTCGTATTGAAGAAGCTTGGCTTCAAATACAAAACACGTCTAATGTGGACGAGGAAGTTACAAAATGTGTTTGTGTACGAGGGGGAATGTTTGAG GTGGATGTGGTAAAGAGGGAATGCATTCCAGTGTATTGGTCATCAAGTAGTGCAACTAAAAAGACTCAGGTCGTTCGTGGGACTTGGTTCTTTAAAGACCTTAACTGGACACCAATAGATGAAGACGTTGCAAGCCGTATCGAAAAAGAACATCTTGCTAGATGGATGGGACTTGACTTAAATGAAGTTgaa gatTCTTCTAAAAAACATGTGATGCACACAATGCAATTAGATGGATATCATGTAGAATGGCATGAAGTTTCTCAAGTTATTTTGTATAAAGATGCCACAGCGATAAGAGCGTACCGAAATATTGCTCAAAAGCTAGGTGTTCTTAag GCTACAAGCAGTGGTTACCAACTGCATCGTGGGTATAAAATACCTGCAGTTGTAGAAGATATTGCATTACCAGTGACCAACCTTGTTTTTGTTATACATGGAATTGGGGCCAAGTCTGACAG GCAAAAGATTGTTCGTAACACGAGCGTATTTCGTACAATTAGTCGACAATTAgaactaaaacattttactgGAAGTCGAACTGAGTTTTTACCGATTGAGTGGAGATCTAAGTTGTTACTTGATGATGGTGCAGTAGAGTTAATTACTCctaaaaag GGTCAAGGAATGAGAAAGTTTTTGAACAACACTGCACTGGATGTTATGTATTACACAAGTCCCTTGTTTCGATCCGAAATAGTCGCTGGTCTGCTTTCGGAACTCAACAGAGTGTATTCGCTATTTATGGAGAAAAATCCAGATTTTTCAGGAAAG ATTTCTGTCTTTGCTCATTCTTTGGGAACCGTAATTTTccatgacatcataacaaaTTGGTGTCCAAGAGACTCCACTTACCATGAAAAG AACAGCATGgaatctttaaatttttctgttgattcattattttgtattgGTTCACCTCTGGCAATGTTTCTTTGTCTTCGAGGTAAACTACCTCAGAAAAATCTGTCAGATGTCACTCAACTTATACCAACATCTCTATGCAG AaggttttacaatatttttcatcCTGCTGACCCAGTTGCTTACAGAGTAGAACCACTTTTATTCCACCATTATTCAAATCTTGATCCTGTACAG TTGTCAAGATACAATTTCATAGTGAACAatgcaaaaattaaatcaacCAAAGAAGAAGTCTCAACACAGGTTTCCGATAATGCTGCCGAACCAAATTATGATTCCAACACACAAACTACAAGCTCAAGTTCCCCACAAAAAAGCAACGAAAGCTCATATCGTTATTTACG ATCTGTGTCTAACGTTGTTGCCGGTGGTGCTTCTCGTATTGGCGGTTTATGGAGTAGCGCTCGTGGGAATTCttctaattctttaaatattaaaactccTAATCCTGTACAAGTTGATGGGGAAGAAAACAAGGAAGAAATAAGTTTAGACACAAGGCTGGATTACGAGCTGCAAGAAGGTTTTACTGAAAGCAAACTTGGTTACGCGTCTTTTACATCACATACTTCATATTGGTCAAACCAAGACTTAAGCATGTTCTTATTAACTGAGCTCTACAAAGAAACGAGAGAACCAGTGTTTTCtaagttgtaa